CAGGAAGTTAATTTTAATTCTAAATAAGAAcaatgtactttttttttaaaccacaaaACTCTTGCTGAGATAGATATCACATCTCCTGCCATGTAGCCTACACTCATGGTCGGTGcagttttttttcagaaattacTGGCCTCTGGAAAGGAACCCTCTATGCAATAACTGCTGTAGTTATGACCTCTTATTCTCCCGGTTGTTCAAAtaagaacatctctgaacaaattgCTGGCTTAAATGAACATcagtggaaaggaagatgaaaCAGACAGAATGATATTAAAGGAACATTTGCCTTGTAATTAAAACAGAAACGAACATGTCCAAGTGGGCTGGtgaagtcatggggagagtgcaggaagATCCCAGGGCTGGGGAGCTACAGCTATGATAGCAGAAATGAAATATCGTGACTATTTCCACTTGAGCAAAAGAgagtagagtcacagagatgtacagcatggaaacagatccttcggtccaaccgtccatgctgaccggatagcccaaccgaatctagtcccacctgccagcacccagcccatattcctccaaacccttcctattcaacccatccaaatgcctttaaaatgttgcaattgtaccagactccaggTTTGTTTTTAATAAGAAAGGAAATTACCAAGTATAAAATGAAAATTACAAATTATCTCGATGGAGTGAATAAGAAAGGACCATTCCCTGTGGTTGGGGAGATCAGTGAAGTTATAATGAAGAGACCGAGGAGAGACATTCAGCGAGTGGGTGAGACAGAGATTActgcacagttttgtgaagggaggAAGATATTTCGGGACCGAGGCTGGGCCCAATTATCCTGTAAGTTTCTTTTCCCCCGAGGAGCAGAAAATTGATCTTCTCCGCCTCTTTTCAAAACAGAAAGTCCCTTTTCTAATGTAAGAGCATGGGGATCAGTGGAACCTTTTTAGATTTCCTTCAAAACTTCACTCTGGTATTAGATACAGCAGTTCACAAGTGCAACTAATTCACACGACATTTCTTTCCCACAAGTCTTTAATTTTGCTGTCGCTCAGTTGCCGGGATCCCATCGCCGATCCCCTTGGCCTCACAGTCTCTCTGGATGTCCCCTGGAGACTGGGACTGAGCCGGCAGCGAGGTACACTTGCTGGCCTCCCCGGCGCCCTCCTTGCCCGGGGGGAGCTGCCCGCTCTCCCCGTGCGTTTTCAAGTGCTTGGTAAGGTGGTCGGTCCTCATGAAGACCCGGTTGCAGATGGGGCAGAAGAACCTCTTGGAGCCCGTGTGGGTCTGCAGGTGCCTCTGCAGCTCGTCCGAGCGGGTGAAGCGCTTGCCGCAGAAGAGCCAGTTGCAGACGAACGGGCGGTCTCCGCTGTGCCAGCGCAGGTGCGCCTTCAGGTGGGAGGTTTTCACATAGGCTTTCCCGCAGCCCGGGATGTGGCAGTTATGCAGCGTCTTCTTCTTGCTGCTCCCGTCCGTGGGGGAGCCCAGCCTCTCCGCCTCCAAGCAGTTCGGGCAGCGGCAGTTCCCCTGTGCC
Above is a window of Hemiscyllium ocellatum isolate sHemOce1 chromosome 32, sHemOce1.pat.X.cur, whole genome shotgun sequence DNA encoding:
- the LOC132830907 gene encoding transcription factor Sp6-like — its product is MAHYHDSWFRPPPQGGAAEDGGLSTAWWDLHAGSNWVDFQSSQPTLPNSPHPGSLQPPLGGYGSDHQICGPPTHLLQSGPVMINQEGYKQTEPVQEPLLLNQSLEGAGRAKSSRRSLSRSSAQGNCRCPNCLEAERLGSPTDGSSKKKTLHNCHIPGCGKAYVKTSHLKAHLRWHSGDRPFVCNWLFCGKRFTRSDELQRHLQTHTGSKRFFCPICNRVFMRTDHLTKHLKTHGESGQLPPGKEGAGEASKCTSLPAQSQSPGDIQRDCEAKGIGDGIPATERQQN